A genomic segment from Chitinophaga flava encodes:
- the rho gene encoding transcription termination factor Rho, with protein MYDILQLNDMLVPELLDIAEKLDVPNAKKLNKQDLIYKILDKQAVMASEDNQSNGEEKKARKRKPVKKDEAHHETEEPSVADEKPAAKKSTKKAPGKTKDTEPEPAPAPAAKSKIKDFDIDLDSIPSLTFDDDDDIIIPAFTEDEVEEEEEEVPAVPAAEEEEEEDDDFVMPEGIDTVAPAAQKQRYPKKDAIFNIEFDGVILSEGVLEMMPDGYGFLRSSDYNYLSSPDDIYVSPSQIKLFGLKTGDTVKGSVRPPKEGEKYFALLKVETINGKSPEEVRDRVPFDYLTPLFPFEKLRLTTTSNNYSTRIMDMFTPIGKGQRGLIVAQPKVGKTMLLKEVANAIATNHPEIYLMVVLIDERPEEVTDMERSVKAEVIASTFDEPAEKHVKVSAIALQKAKRLVECGHDVVILLDSITRLARAHNTVAPASGKVLSGGVEANAMQKPKQFFGAARKIEHGGSLTILATALIDTGSKMDEVIFEEFKGTGNMELALDRKLANKRIFPAIDVSASSTRRDDLLLDKDSLKRIHILRNHLADMNTDESMHFMLQHMRGTKNNEEFLISMNG; from the coding sequence ATGTACGACATCTTACAACTGAACGACATGCTCGTTCCTGAGCTGCTTGACATTGCTGAGAAGCTTGATGTTCCCAACGCTAAAAAACTGAACAAACAGGACCTGATCTACAAAATACTGGACAAGCAAGCAGTGATGGCCTCAGAAGATAACCAGTCCAACGGAGAAGAGAAAAAAGCACGTAAACGCAAACCTGTAAAGAAAGACGAAGCGCATCACGAAACGGAAGAACCCTCCGTTGCTGACGAAAAACCAGCCGCAAAAAAATCTACTAAAAAAGCTCCCGGTAAAACAAAAGACACGGAACCAGAACCGGCTCCAGCTCCGGCAGCTAAATCCAAAATAAAAGACTTTGATATAGACCTGGACAGCATTCCATCACTCACTTTCGATGATGATGATGATATCATTATCCCTGCTTTCACTGAAGATGAAGTAGAAGAAGAGGAAGAAGAAGTGCCTGCTGTTCCGGCTGCAGAAGAGGAAGAAGAGGAGGATGATGATTTTGTGATGCCTGAAGGCATAGATACAGTTGCTCCTGCTGCGCAGAAACAGCGGTATCCTAAAAAGGACGCCATCTTCAACATCGAGTTTGATGGTGTGATCCTCAGTGAAGGCGTGCTGGAAATGATGCCCGACGGCTACGGTTTCCTCCGTTCTTCCGACTATAACTACCTGAGTTCCCCGGACGATATTTATGTTTCTCCTTCACAGATAAAACTCTTTGGCCTGAAAACCGGCGACACCGTTAAGGGTTCCGTGCGTCCGCCAAAAGAAGGAGAGAAATATTTCGCACTGCTGAAAGTAGAAACCATCAATGGTAAGTCTCCTGAAGAAGTACGTGACCGCGTACCTTTCGACTACCTGACTCCGTTGTTCCCTTTCGAAAAGCTGAGACTGACAACAACTTCCAATAACTACTCCACCCGTATCATGGATATGTTTACACCTATCGGTAAAGGACAGCGCGGCCTGATCGTTGCGCAGCCTAAGGTAGGTAAAACCATGCTGCTGAAAGAAGTGGCCAACGCCATCGCTACTAACCACCCTGAAATTTATCTGATGGTGGTACTGATCGATGAACGTCCGGAAGAGGTGACTGATATGGAACGTAGTGTAAAAGCAGAAGTAATTGCTTCTACCTTCGATGAACCAGCGGAGAAACACGTAAAAGTTTCTGCTATCGCCTTGCAGAAAGCCAAACGCCTTGTAGAATGCGGACACGATGTAGTTATCCTGCTCGACTCTATCACACGTCTGGCAAGAGCACACAATACCGTGGCACCAGCATCCGGTAAGGTATTGAGCGGTGGTGTGGAAGCTAACGCAATGCAGAAACCAAAACAATTCTTTGGTGCTGCCCGTAAAATTGAACATGGTGGTTCACTCACTATCCTCGCTACAGCACTGATAGATACCGGTTCCAAAATGGACGAGGTGATCTTCGAAGAATTTAAAGGTACTGGTAACATGGAGCTCGCGCTCGATCGTAAACTGGCTAACAAACGCATCTTCCCGGCTATCGATGTATCTGCATCTTCTACCCGCCGTGATGACCTGCTGCTCGACAAAGACTCTCTCAAACGTATCCATATCCTGCGCAATCACCTGGCAGATATGAACACTGACGAGTCTATGCACTTTATGCTTCAGCACATGCGTGGCACTAAAAACAACGAAGAGTTCCTGATCTCCATGAACGGATAA
- a CDS encoding alpha/beta fold hydrolase — MQQNKLPILLLHGALGAGIQFQALAAQLEPYYDVHILNFSGHGDVPFSTNGFSIHVFAAEVLEYLDQHQLDFVHVFGYSMGGYVAMYLARHYPEKIGRVMTLATKYNWNEATASNEVKQLNPVLIEEKVPGFARILQERHVSNDWKEVVSRTAQLITELGHQSLLKQQDFAQVASPCMLLLGDRDNMVSFAETIEVYKSLPEAQLTILPDTAHPLEKADVPLLAYFIKRFTTQKIA, encoded by the coding sequence ATGCAGCAAAATAAACTCCCCATACTCCTTCTCCACGGCGCACTTGGCGCCGGGATACAGTTTCAGGCGCTGGCCGCCCAACTGGAGCCTTATTACGATGTTCATATTCTCAACTTCAGTGGTCACGGCGATGTGCCGTTTTCAACCAATGGCTTTAGTATCCACGTATTTGCCGCAGAAGTGCTGGAATACCTTGACCAGCATCAGCTCGACTTTGTGCATGTATTTGGGTACAGCATGGGAGGTTATGTGGCCATGTACCTGGCCCGGCATTATCCGGAAAAAATAGGCCGGGTGATGACACTGGCCACCAAATACAACTGGAACGAGGCCACGGCCAGCAACGAGGTTAAACAACTGAATCCTGTACTGATTGAAGAAAAGGTACCGGGGTTTGCCAGGATACTGCAGGAAAGGCATGTGTCTAATGACTGGAAGGAAGTGGTATCGCGTACTGCGCAGCTGATAACGGAGCTTGGGCATCAGTCGCTGTTAAAGCAACAGGATTTTGCGCAGGTAGCATCGCCGTGTATGCTGTTGCTGGGCGATCGTGATAACATGGTGTCTTTTGCCGAAACGATCGAAGTATATAAATCGTTGCCGGAAGCTCAACTGACGATATTGCCGGATACGGCACACCCGCTGGAAAAGGCGGATGTACCGCTGCTGGCATATTTTATCAAGAGGTTTACTACGCAGAAAATAGCATAG
- a CDS encoding DUF5522 domain-containing protein translates to MKQPLVEKIDFYYNAEGYMVFTEKYHLDRGYCCGNGCKHCPFAYENVPEPKKSILLKRRSEEKDGQ, encoded by the coding sequence ATGAAGCAACCGTTGGTGGAGAAGATTGATTTTTACTATAACGCGGAGGGCTATATGGTGTTTACCGAAAAGTATCATCTAGATCGCGGCTACTGTTGTGGCAACGGTTGTAAACATTGTCCATTTGCATATGAAAACGTACCCGAACCCAAAAAGTCCATCCTCCTCAAACGACGCAGCGAAGAAAAAGACGGGCAGTGA
- a CDS encoding IPExxxVDY family protein, whose protein sequence is MTILKLKLDQEQLVEDFFENTHLIGIASTARDYQLCWQINRQLYTNFRVNNLLEITLSKKNRSFHFTVLEFHEPTNSVSHYFYNNHCQAEFLLPELKHIHFLWLIKGDYYQATDIKKLLDELRLVPLVQLVSLLDTREIKNKMNLIF, encoded by the coding sequence ATGACTATACTCAAATTAAAACTGGACCAGGAGCAATTGGTAGAAGATTTTTTTGAGAACACCCACCTGATCGGTATCGCCTCTACCGCCCGCGATTATCAGCTCTGCTGGCAGATCAACCGGCAGCTATATACCAATTTCAGGGTCAACAATCTTCTGGAAATCACCCTTTCGAAGAAAAACAGGTCCTTCCATTTTACAGTGCTGGAGTTTCATGAACCCACCAACTCGGTATCTCACTACTTTTACAATAACCACTGCCAGGCAGAATTTTTGCTACCAGAACTAAAACATATCCACTTCCTCTGGCTGATCAAAGGAGATTATTACCAGGCTACGGATATAAAAAAATTATTGGACGAATTACGCCTCGTACCGCTCGTACAATTAGTATCTTTACTAGATACGAGAGAGATTAAAAATAAAATGAACCTCATTTTTTAG
- a CDS encoding outer membrane beta-barrel protein: protein MKKLIVMAAVALFGTQVAKAQLSKGDVILGGNVNVSTTSAKVKGTDAKETNTTFGISPKVGYALNSNWVIGVFANSQFGTEKAVSGVKTKTLEITPGIFARNYHMIGQSKFAFFAEANAGYGFGNTKVGDTKTETINGFNVNVLPGITYFVTKHFMIEGAFGGLGYTYAQHKNEATGVKTNVSNFDFNFTKQLNLGVNFIF from the coding sequence ATGAAAAAGTTGATTGTAATGGCCGCAGTAGCACTGTTCGGCACACAAGTAGCAAAGGCACAGTTATCAAAAGGCGATGTTATCCTGGGCGGAAATGTTAACGTAAGCACCACTTCTGCTAAAGTAAAAGGCACTGATGCAAAAGAAACAAACACTACTTTCGGTATCAGCCCTAAAGTAGGTTACGCACTGAACTCCAACTGGGTAATCGGTGTATTTGCCAACTCTCAGTTCGGCACCGAAAAAGCAGTATCCGGCGTGAAAACTAAAACCCTGGAAATCACTCCTGGTATCTTCGCCCGTAACTACCATATGATCGGTCAGAGCAAATTTGCTTTCTTTGCTGAAGCTAATGCTGGATACGGTTTTGGTAACACTAAAGTAGGTGACACAAAAACTGAAACCATCAATGGCTTTAACGTAAACGTACTGCCTGGTATCACTTACTTCGTAACCAAACACTTCATGATTGAAGGTGCTTTTGGTGGTCTGGGTTACACTTATGCTCAGCATAAAAATGAAGCAACCGGAGTTAAAACAAACGTTAGCAACTTCGACTTCAACTTCACTAAACAGCTGAACCTGGGTGTTAACTTCATATTCTAA
- a CDS encoding tryptophan 2,3-dioxygenase family protein: MVTTEIAEKIKRLEEKYAAMGQNLSSYLDGLLYADYLTYWDYIQLDVLLNLQHPRTPIPDENIFIIYHQITELYFKLTLQAIDQICQAPELSATVFTTQLKRINNYFRNLINSFEIMVDGMDKEQFLQFRMALLPASGFQSGQFRKIEICSTQLQNLVYEPQRAGLTNGELNTVLDNIYWRSGATELATGKKTLTLRQFELKYMSSFLDLATRYQQRNIQSAYLQLPAADRQAIIPLLKEYDLNINVRWPLMHYKSAVRYLHKKPEDIAATGGTNWQQYLPPKNKRIVFFPELWTEEELNNWGKLAMGDE; encoded by the coding sequence ATGGTTACAACAGAAATTGCCGAAAAAATCAAACGGCTGGAAGAAAAGTATGCCGCCATGGGTCAAAACCTGTCTTCCTATCTCGACGGGCTCCTGTACGCGGACTATCTGACATACTGGGATTATATCCAACTGGATGTTTTGCTCAACCTGCAACATCCGCGCACGCCGATTCCGGATGAAAATATCTTCATCATTTATCACCAGATAACGGAATTGTATTTTAAATTGACCCTGCAGGCTATCGATCAGATATGCCAGGCGCCGGAATTGTCGGCAACGGTGTTTACCACCCAACTGAAAAGGATCAACAACTATTTCCGAAACCTGATCAACTCTTTCGAGATCATGGTGGACGGAATGGATAAAGAACAGTTCCTGCAGTTCAGGATGGCTTTGCTGCCTGCCAGCGGATTTCAGAGTGGTCAGTTCCGTAAGATAGAGATCTGCTCCACCCAACTGCAAAATCTGGTGTACGAGCCCCAACGTGCGGGCTTGACAAACGGTGAGCTGAATACTGTGCTGGACAATATTTACTGGAGAAGTGGTGCCACAGAACTGGCCACCGGCAAGAAAACCCTGACCCTGCGACAGTTTGAGCTTAAATACATGAGCTCTTTCCTGGATCTGGCTACCCGTTACCAACAACGTAATATCCAGTCAGCATACCTGCAACTGCCGGCAGCAGACAGACAGGCCATTATCCCTCTGCTGAAGGAGTATGACCTGAACATCAACGTACGCTGGCCCCTGATGCATTATAAATCCGCCGTAAGGTATCTGCACAAAAAACCGGAAGACATCGCAGCCACCGGCGGTACCAACTGGCAACAGTATCTGCCCCCGAAAAACAAACGTATCGTGTTTTTCCCGGAATTATGGACAGAAGAAGAATTGAACAACTGGGGAAAACTGGCTATGGGTGACGAATAA
- a CDS encoding TetR/AcrR family transcriptional regulator, whose translation MAELDQKRTLILEAALKRFKRFGLSKTTMEEIARDLEISKGSLYYYFSDKESIYVAVVERMIADCFFDMSAYVEEATSTDAIINRYLELKERMLVEYHFLFGINEWIKDVPSSRMRQTIELLQTVEVSFLSATIRKGISIGELCEATDPDTTAQLLVNVLFGLWVIWCKWQATSFDPHDRNGLRCFMERERQVLYIFFNGLRYKPTINQDRHSCM comes from the coding sequence ATGGCAGAACTAGACCAAAAGCGGACATTAATCCTGGAGGCTGCTTTAAAGCGCTTCAAACGGTTCGGCTTGTCTAAAACTACCATGGAAGAGATCGCCAGGGATCTGGAAATCTCGAAAGGTTCTTTGTATTACTATTTTTCAGATAAGGAATCCATTTACGTAGCGGTGGTGGAGCGTATGATAGCAGATTGTTTTTTTGACATGTCTGCTTATGTGGAAGAAGCCACTTCCACAGATGCGATCATCAACCGTTATCTGGAGCTGAAAGAGAGGATGCTGGTGGAGTATCATTTTTTATTCGGAATAAACGAATGGATCAAGGATGTTCCTTCCAGCCGGATGCGGCAAACGATAGAGTTGTTGCAGACTGTGGAAGTTTCTTTTCTTTCTGCCACTATCCGGAAGGGGATCAGTATTGGTGAGCTGTGTGAAGCCACGGATCCTGATACTACGGCGCAGTTGCTTGTCAACGTATTATTTGGTTTATGGGTAATATGGTGCAAATGGCAGGCGACAAGTTTTGACCCTCACGACCGGAATGGCCTCAGATGCTTTATGGAAAGGGAAAGACAAGTATTGTATATTTTCTTTAATGGATTAAGATATAAACCGACAATCAACCAGGATCGGCATTCATGTATGTAG
- the trmB gene encoding tRNA (guanosine(46)-N7)-methyltransferase TrmB — translation MGQKKLQRFAEIETFPNVLIYPEGMQGKWNEHFKNNHPVTLELACGKGDYTLGLARMYKDQNFIGVDLKGNRIWRGAKTAINEALPNVAFLRTQIDKLDNYFAPGEIKDIWITFPDPFLRKSKSKKRLTHPKFLQLFQPLLATGATINLKTDSPELYAFTQEVIAAAGLTLLEDIPDVYALPEVPPLLKIQTYYEGMHLADGRTIRYLRFQLPATRLDWRSIKLPSDEATVGGED, via the coding sequence ATGGGACAAAAAAAATTACAACGCTTTGCAGAAATAGAGACCTTCCCCAATGTATTGATATATCCGGAAGGCATGCAGGGAAAATGGAACGAACATTTTAAGAATAATCATCCGGTTACGCTGGAACTGGCCTGTGGTAAAGGAGACTATACACTTGGGCTGGCCCGTATGTACAAGGACCAGAATTTTATCGGCGTGGATCTGAAAGGTAACCGCATCTGGAGAGGCGCCAAAACAGCCATTAACGAAGCTCTTCCTAATGTGGCTTTCCTCCGCACCCAGATTGATAAACTGGACAATTATTTTGCTCCCGGAGAGATCAAAGATATCTGGATTACATTTCCGGACCCATTTCTCCGTAAATCAAAATCCAAGAAAAGACTCACACATCCTAAGTTCCTGCAGCTATTCCAGCCACTGCTGGCAACAGGTGCTACCATTAATCTGAAAACAGATTCTCCGGAACTATACGCTTTTACACAGGAAGTGATTGCCGCCGCCGGCCTAACGCTGCTGGAAGACATTCCGGATGTATATGCCCTGCCCGAAGTACCACCATTGCTGAAAATACAGACCTACTACGAAGGTATGCACCTGGCAGATGGCCGTACCATCCGTTACCTCAGATTTCAGCTGCCAGCCACCCGACTGGACTGGCGCAGCATAAAACTGCCTTCCGATGAAGCAACCGTTGGTGGAGAAGATTGA
- a CDS encoding LytR/AlgR family response regulator transcription factor: MIKAVIIDDERNSRDIIALMLEKYCPEVKVAATASDCAAGIAQIREHRPELVFLDLEMPDGTGFDVLMGTQQEVAFEAVFVTAFEKKFLHVIRCSEVELILKPIDKESLLQAVTLVKTRIANNSSKQRYEVLLENFNNVQHASWKLLIYDTNGEERTIFLPAVECFEAQQDNCLFRLDSGVEVQAERPFRYYADLFSTLQFYQVNNTQMVQLANISQVDPHLGKVMLKSGIVLDITERRRKDLLNRMQR, from the coding sequence ATGATAAAAGCAGTCATCATAGATGATGAGAGAAATAGCCGGGACATTATAGCCCTGATGCTGGAGAAATATTGCCCGGAAGTAAAGGTGGCCGCTACCGCTTCTGACTGTGCAGCAGGTATTGCACAGATCAGGGAGCATCGGCCGGAGCTGGTGTTTCTTGATTTGGAGATGCCCGACGGTACCGGGTTTGATGTACTCATGGGTACTCAGCAGGAAGTTGCTTTTGAAGCGGTGTTTGTGACTGCATTTGAGAAAAAGTTTCTGCATGTGATCCGTTGCAGCGAGGTGGAACTGATATTGAAACCGATAGACAAGGAGAGCCTGCTGCAAGCTGTAACACTGGTCAAAACACGTATTGCCAATAATAGCAGTAAGCAGCGGTATGAGGTGCTGCTGGAGAATTTCAACAATGTGCAGCATGCATCCTGGAAGCTGTTGATATATGACACTAACGGAGAAGAACGTACGATATTTTTACCTGCGGTGGAATGTTTTGAAGCGCAGCAGGACAACTGCCTGTTCCGGCTGGATTCCGGCGTGGAGGTGCAGGCTGAGCGGCCTTTCCGTTATTATGCAGATCTTTTTTCCACGTTGCAGTTTTACCAGGTCAACAATACCCAGATGGTGCAGCTGGCCAATATCAGCCAGGTAGATCCTCATTTGGGTAAGGTGATGCTGAAAAGTGGCATTGTGCTGGACATCACTGAGCGCCGGAGGAAAGACTTACTGAACCGGATGCAGCGGTAG
- a CDS encoding Lrp/AsnC ligand binding domain-containing protein has protein sequence MSHNLNIDKLDLQIISEMMNNAEISYADLGKKLFVSGGTIHVRMKKLQELGIVKGTKLHVDLKMIGYDVIAFIGIYLEKSSMYDTVAKELRKIPEMVRLNYTTGSYSMFAEIICKDITQLRRILHDELQKIKGIERTETLISLEESFYRTINVVE, from the coding sequence ATGAGCCACAATTTGAATATTGACAAACTCGATTTGCAGATAATCAGCGAGATGATGAATAATGCTGAAATCTCCTATGCCGATCTGGGGAAGAAACTGTTCGTTTCCGGCGGCACCATTCATGTGAGAATGAAGAAATTGCAAGAACTGGGTATAGTTAAAGGTACTAAATTACATGTAGATCTGAAAATGATTGGTTATGATGTAATCGCCTTTATCGGTATCTATCTCGAAAAAAGTTCCATGTACGACACTGTCGCCAAAGAACTCCGCAAAATCCCGGAAATGGTACGCCTCAACTATACCACCGGTAGCTACAGCATGTTCGCAGAAATTATTTGTAAAGACATCACCCAGTTACGCCGTATACTCCACGATGAACTACAGAAAATAAAAGGAATTGAAAGAACTGAAACCCTTATCTCTCTCGAAGAAAGCTTTTACCGCACTATCAACGTGGTGGAATAA
- a CDS encoding histidine kinase, whose product MKRIIILMLLYCYTAGAFALNPSHDTLIAKDGFAASELDLRPYINSLSDKEGHLTVQQVTHLPFTPSPQLFHDYKKNNGQINNCWLQLKAKNEGTTPLNVILFAGWHDFMYWYEKPPGDTARLLMQTGLMADRGGVERWDHYGFNINIPPHQSRTFYLHIINKSYNENPLTPTLFSEQAFARFHNRQQDTYRKETVVIQVLLGMLLVFFSISVINYIQLPDKSYIYFAIYILGLILFFALRLESKPYQLSFFHRWPMLKYYWDIPGLLFCFYLMYLMFGNTFLNLKERYPFMEQVFAWVSTIVGGLIIVCMYCILMEQYHLPVIIYSYVYFCTLIPLLVVFVALARRSRHHPLVRFFLYGSVCLYLACLGSFLMHIRPLGLLSALGELAAPSMLLIGGVLLQAMFFLAGLSYRNKLVHLERTRTQELLIKQLNKNKELQRKLNEQLEELVKEQTTEILRKKQELEEQRKIQLETEYDKKLTEIELKAIRAQINPHFIFNCLNSIQLFVMQRDYEYAQKYLSDFSYLIRKTLDFSRRNFISLADEIIYLNTYLGLEKMRFENRMEYEIVVDPEIATAELEIPAMLLQPYVENAVKHGMTNPQQPIGHLSIHFNQVAADMLECVIADNGIGIARSRSLRTLPQHHQSSGMEMSQNRAELLNKMYNTEIHIEIIDRSARNEEDSGTVVRILIPQL is encoded by the coding sequence GTGAAGCGCATTATTATCCTAATGCTGTTGTACTGTTATACTGCAGGAGCCTTTGCCCTTAACCCCTCCCATGATACCCTGATAGCAAAAGACGGTTTTGCTGCCTCGGAACTGGACCTGCGTCCCTACATAAACAGCCTCTCCGACAAAGAGGGTCACCTGACCGTACAACAGGTGACACATCTGCCCTTTACCCCATCTCCACAACTCTTTCATGACTACAAAAAAAATAACGGGCAGATCAACAACTGCTGGCTGCAATTAAAGGCAAAAAACGAAGGCACTACTCCTCTCAATGTTATTCTCTTTGCCGGATGGCACGACTTCATGTACTGGTACGAAAAACCACCCGGAGATACAGCCCGGCTGCTGATGCAAACCGGTCTGATGGCCGACAGAGGAGGCGTAGAAAGATGGGACCACTACGGATTCAACATCAACATTCCTCCCCATCAGTCCCGCACATTCTATCTGCATATCATCAATAAATCATACAACGAAAATCCGCTCACGCCCACGCTCTTCAGCGAGCAGGCCTTCGCCCGCTTCCATAACCGGCAGCAGGACACCTACCGCAAGGAAACGGTAGTGATACAGGTATTGCTAGGCATGCTGCTGGTGTTTTTCAGCATTTCCGTCATTAACTATATACAGTTACCCGACAAATCGTACATCTATTTTGCCATCTATATACTGGGACTGATACTGTTCTTCGCACTGCGGCTGGAAAGCAAGCCCTATCAGCTTTCCTTCTTTCACCGCTGGCCTATGTTGAAGTACTACTGGGACATCCCGGGGTTGTTGTTTTGTTTCTATCTCATGTACCTGATGTTTGGCAATACCTTCCTGAATCTGAAAGAAAGATATCCTTTCATGGAACAGGTGTTTGCCTGGGTATCTACAATTGTGGGCGGCCTGATCATTGTATGCATGTATTGTATCCTGATGGAACAATATCATTTGCCGGTGATCATCTACAGTTACGTATATTTTTGTACGCTGATACCGCTGCTGGTGGTATTTGTAGCACTGGCCAGACGTTCCAGGCATCATCCGCTGGTGCGTTTTTTTCTGTACGGGTCTGTATGTTTGTATCTGGCTTGTCTGGGCTCTTTCCTCATGCATATCCGGCCACTGGGACTGCTCAGTGCACTCGGAGAACTGGCAGCCCCCAGCATGTTACTAATCGGCGGCGTACTGCTACAGGCCATGTTTTTTCTGGCCGGCCTCAGTTATCGTAATAAACTGGTACACCTTGAACGAACACGCACACAAGAGCTGCTAATTAAACAGCTCAATAAAAACAAGGAGCTGCAACGCAAACTCAACGAGCAACTGGAAGAACTGGTAAAAGAACAGACCACGGAAATTCTCCGTAAAAAACAGGAGCTGGAAGAACAACGAAAGATACAGCTGGAAACAGAATACGATAAAAAGCTGACGGAGATAGAGCTGAAGGCCATCCGGGCACAGATCAACCCTCACTTTATTTTCAACTGCCTCAACTCTATCCAGCTGTTTGTGATGCAGCGGGATTATGAGTATGCCCAGAAATATCTGTCGGACTTCTCTTATCTGATCCGCAAAACGCTTGATTTCTCCCGGCGCAACTTTATATCCCTGGCTGATGAGATTATCTATCTGAATACTTATCTGGGTTTGGAGAAAATGCGTTTCGAAAACAGAATGGAGTATGAAATTGTAGTAGATCCGGAGATCGCCACGGCTGAACTGGAGATTCCGGCCATGTTGCTGCAGCCTTATGTGGAGAATGCCGTCAAACATGGTATGACGAATCCGCAGCAGCCTATTGGTCATCTCTCCATCCATTTCAATCAGGTAGCTGCTGATATGCTGGAATGTGTAATCGCCGACAACGGCATTGGTATTGCCCGGTCGAGGTCATTGCGCACTTTGCCTCAGCATCACCAGTCTTCCGGCATGGAGATGAGCCAGAACAGGGCCGAGTTGCTTAATAAGATGTATAATACAGAAATCCATATCGAAATAATCGACCGGTCGGCACGTAATGAGGAAGACAGTGGTACGGTAGTCCGGATTCTCATTCCACAGCTGTAA
- a CDS encoding 4a-hydroxytetrahydrobiopterin dehydratase, with amino-acid sequence MWAKKDNQLYRAFIFKDFREAFGFMTKVALIAEKMDHHPYWINVYNTVEIYLSTHDAGNVVTEKDQNMAKAIDQLL; translated from the coding sequence ATGTGGGCAAAAAAAGACAATCAACTGTACCGGGCTTTTATCTTCAAAGACTTCCGGGAAGCATTCGGGTTCATGACCAAAGTGGCCCTGATAGCTGAAAAGATGGACCACCATCCCTACTGGATCAACGTCTACAATACAGTAGAAATATACCTCAGTACACATGATGCCGGCAACGTGGTGACAGAGAAAGACCAAAATATGGCGAAAGCCATCGATCAATTGTTATAA
- a CDS encoding MGMT family protein: protein MKTYPNPKSPSSSNDAAKKKTGSEPASFFDVVYKIARKIPKGRVTTYGAIAEAADIKLTPRMVGWAMNGAGRAKPVVPAHRVVNRNGELSGRHFFATPTLMQELLEQEGVTVKNDKITDFKTVFWDPGARKAPAAKKAVKKKA, encoded by the coding sequence ATGAAAACGTACCCGAACCCAAAAAGTCCATCCTCCTCAAACGACGCAGCGAAGAAAAAGACGGGCAGTGAGCCCGCCTCTTTCTTTGACGTGGTTTATAAAATAGCCCGTAAAATACCCAAAGGCCGTGTCACCACTTACGGCGCCATCGCGGAAGCAGCCGATATCAAACTCACGCCCCGGATGGTGGGCTGGGCCATGAACGGCGCCGGCCGTGCCAAACCGGTTGTGCCCGCCCATCGGGTAGTTAACCGCAACGGCGAACTGAGCGGACGACATTTTTTTGCTACCCCTACCCTCATGCAGGAACTGCTTGAACAGGAAGGTGTTACAGTAAAAAATGACAAGATAACCGACTTTAAAACCGTATTTTGGGACCCGGGCGCCCGAAAAGCTCCCGCTGCTAAAAAAGCCGTGAAAAAGAAGGCGTGA